CTCTCAGAGGTTTCAGTCTTTGGCTGTGTGGCATTTATCCATGCCATTATTTTATTGTAATCCTCTTCTCAAGAAGAAACTGCAGAGACCTGAGTCCGAGAGTATGATAAATCTTAGGGGACAGAGAGGCAGCCTTCTCAAGCTGAAACCATGGTCTCTCCTTGCCCAAGTCTTTTCCAGTGAGGAAGTTTTAACAGTGGCCTCACAGTGAAATGCCCTTGTTTGCCTTGGTTTCCCAGTCAAAGGCAGGTGCACAGCCACAGAGGACCACAGAGGAGCAGCACACAATGAACTGAATTTCTCCAAAGGAGACAGCATAGAAGTCATCGGCTTCGTCATTCCAGGACTTCCATGGTTTGTGGGCAAATCCCTCAGCAGTGGAAGCATCGGCTTTGTCCCAACCCGATACATAAATCCTGAGGCTTGTGAACCTCTGTAAGTTTACTGCTGCCATCTAGATTCAATTAAACTCaggagaaaataaagggaaaactcCAAGTCCCAACTCAAGGCTATGTGAGAGTCCAGGGCAGGTAATTTGCTTTGCAAGACCTTCATAGAGGACCCATTTGAAGTCCAGAAGCCTTGGCCAGGCTTTGCTGCCAACAGGCCGCAGGAGTCTCTGCCCAGACAGAGCAATTGTATTTCACTTGCCTCAGGTGATTCTTGGAGAGAAACAGATCTGGCCCTGGGCTAAACCTGGCTTTATGCTACAGCAGCCCAGGACATCTGTGTACCAGTCAAACTGGCTTCACAGTTCCACCTAGAAGTGTTCTTGATTTTGTAGCTTTGTCTGAGGGGCTGCAAGTCTGGCAAGGGAGGGGAGAGTGATCACTGCTAAGGAAACCAAGTCctgctttgcttccttctgcccctTTGCTTTCTTTGGGAAGTCGAGGCAAAACAAACAATGGCATAGTTCCTCATGGAGCATAATTACACACCCTCCCAGGGACACAGAGAAGAGTTTGACTCTGATGACCCAGGCAGTTGTCTTTGTTGGTAGCTCAAAGACATAGCTCCAGTTCAATACCCATCCAAAAAGGCTTCCCCTCCAAGAGTGTGTATGGGAGGCCAAGGTCTCAACCTATTGCTAGGTCTGTTGGGCTTTCCTGGGTCAGACTCACTCAAGGTAAATCTTAGGCACTTTTCTCTGACACTACAGAGAACAGAGAGGCGATCAGATGATGCCCTGGCCTCAGAAAGGGCTTCTGGAGACAAAAAAGACCAATAGGTCCCTCCTTCTGGTACCCATTGGTTCCTCCGTGGAGAACCTGTATCTGAGAGCCTGGTGGGGAAGGTGTCCAGACTTTTGTATTCATCTGCAGCAGAGCTTTtctggtgggaggaagaggagggatgggaaAGCCCATCCCACAGGACAGCTGTAGTGTCAGGGGATGGGGAGACACTGACTGTTTTCCCCTGATGTCTGCCTCAACCTAGGGGAGAGGGCTTGGTGTTTCTGAGCGAAGAAGAAAAATCCTCGCTCCTGAGCATCCCCTACAATGGTGACGAGCAGCACTTCATCACCCTCTTCGATGACCTGGCACGCACTGACATCACTTCTGTGTACCGGCTGGGTGAGTTCCCCCTCTCCCTATGTGCCCAGCCCCATGGCATCCATGAAGAGCAGTCCTGGGCAGTGCCTAGAGACCTTCTTGCTTGGGGCTTTGCAGGGGAGACAACTGCTGTGATTGAGACAGCCTCCAAGACCTCTGCTCAGCCTGGTCGTGGAGGTTTTAGATACCCTCAAGAGCTGGCCCTGCCACACTGCAGTTTGTACAGGTCTTCGCTTCCAGGGCAGCTCCTCAGCCATGGTTCACTCTGGCAGATGCTGCTCTCGACTGATCCTGGCTGTAGGTCCCTGGCTACAGCAAGTCCCCTGCTGCTGTCTGACCTTTGGGTGTATATTGAGGGGGATGCATAGCTAAAGTGGCAGGTGACATCATCTCCATGCCCATAGCAAGGAGTCAGGAGATCAGTGTTCCTGGGTGCTCTTCTCAGTTTCTCTATGCTTGCTGTGTATCTTTTGGACCACAGCTAATTTCTCTGTCTCTATTTCTTGCCTTCTCACTACCGAGAAGCACAATGTGGCCACGCAGGGCTGAGCCTGGGATCCCCTGGGGTTCAGGGGACCTCCCAGACCAGCCAGCTCAGGTGCAATGAACCCAGGGTAGACCCTGTCAGAGACACCCACATACCTGAAACCTCCAAATAGACACAACAAGGCTCTTAAGAGAGACTGAGCTGATAAAACCCTACCTGTGAAAAATAAGGCCTGCTTGTTCACAGGTAACTATAATGTTACCGGTGCTCACCTCACCACCAACTAAAAGCTGTTCTCCGTGGTCTTACAGAGAGCCAAGCCCCAGCAgccaggggggttgaaactacaGCTATGTGTGGTGTCTGTGGCCAGAAGTAAGCCTGCTCTCCCACATACGGGTCTGGGATTTAACAGAGCAGCAGATCTCTGTAAGGTTTGAGCACTGTGTCTGCCCATTAACACTGACCAAGGcgttgggctttttgttttctgtttgtctccTTGTGTAGATGGTTTTGAACCTAAAGCCATGTTCCCAAAAGTGCGATCAGGTGAGTATTTGGAGAGGACAGAATGAGATACTTTTATGACAATTTCTAAGGGTGAATTTTGACACGGGGAAATATCTCACTATGGTTTGCCTGTCACTTCCAGAGGCTGTTCTCCGTAGCTGTAAAGATATCCAGCTGTCTTGGGAGGAAATAAATGGCTTGGCTACAGCTAGCACCTCCGAGCTGTCCAGTCCAGGGAGTGAATCAGCCCCTGCTACGTTGGAGGATATTATCCTGGAGAAGGTGGATGATTTTGATGATCCCAAGTTCTTTATTGACCTGAATGCTGGACACATGGAAGATGCTGATGTCTTTGACCCTATATTGACCTTCCTTAACCAAGACAGTTATGTGCCCAGTTTTCAAAGCTTCTATGatctcagtttttcctttctcaaCTCCACTTTTTATGGTTTCTCTGATGAGGATGAACTGGTCTTGTACCTTGAGACATGCAGGAGCTGGGCCAAGAAGACTCATTCAGTTTGGGCTCATGTCAGACTCTGTTTCCTCTTGGGTAAGCTCTGCATCAAAAAGATCAAGTTCTCCCAGGCTCGAGTCTACTTTGAGGAAGCCATGAGTATCCTGGACAGGGGTTTTGGGGACCTGCCCCTGTTGGCTGCATTGCATGTGAACCTTGCCTCCATCTACTTGAAACAGAACATGAAGCACAAGTTCTCCTCACTGCTGGGGAAAACAGTGGCCTTGCTTGTCTGCTTACCTGGCCACTCTTTCAACTCAGAGAACGAGCTGGAAGTCATGATGTACGTCCTGAAGGAAGCCATTGCTGTGGGTAATGCTCCCTTGGAGGCACGGGTCTGCTTCCTTATTGTCAAGCTCTTCCTACAACTGGGAAAAAACGATGAGGTGCTGCCCTTTACCGAGCATCTTCAGTGTCTCATCACCACTTTACTCAGCCCAGACACTAGTTCTGTGCCACTGGATGCCACCCCCATCTTGAGCTACTTGTATGACAAGAAGTACTTGCCAAATATCGCACTGGCCTCCGCCAGGTTGTTTGTTCCCAGCGTCCTCAAGGGGGCACCGACACCCATTTGGAGAGCTGGCTTCATCctccaaaatacttcaaaactcCCGGGAAGCCAACTGGAGaggagcagcatcccagcactGGCTTGTTTCTATCTCAAGCAAGCACTGCATTTTTCctgcaaaagcaaagctgtgccCACCCAGAGGATGCTGTGTGCCATCTTGTCCAGGATGTACCTCCAGCATGGCGTGTTGGATGGGGCAGTTTGTTACGCAGCCATGGCCGTAACCCTCAGCAGAATGATGGGCAAGGAGGAGGCTTTCGAGTCTTCCCTCTCTTTGGGGTGGATGTATCTCCTGAACAGCCAGCCAGGTCCAGCTGCAGACATCATGTGGCAGATCTTGCACTCTCTGCACAGGACGGACAGCGTGACTCAGGGTGGAGCTGTGCACAATCTCCTGGCCATTGCCCTGAAAGGAGAAGGGCAGGTGCAAAAGGCTGCAGAGAACTACCTCCAGGCCCTGCACAAAGCCAAGGAGACTGGGAACAAGAGGAATCAGGCTATTGCCCTGGCTAACCTGGGGCAGCTGAGCTTCTCGCGTGGGGCGAGCCAGCTGTCTGAGCTCTACCTGCTCCAGTCAGCTCAGCTCTACGCTGAGCTCCAGGGCAGCGAAGACCTGGAGATGGAGTTGGCGCAGGTGCTGCTGTGGTTAGCACAGGCCATGGTGAACAGGCAGAAGGTAGAAGATGGCAAACTCTGTTACGAACTGGCGTTGGTTTTTGCCCTGAAGTGGAACAACTTGAGGAGTGAGTACAGCTTTGCTGGTGGGAACCAGGGCAGCATTCACCTCTGTGCAGCACCCTGTCAGGTCCCTAATGTGGCCCTCTGACttgtccttttcccttccctgtacCATGCAGGTCAGCTTCACATCACTGAGTCTCTCTGCCATTTCTACAGCAAAGTGTCCCCCAATCTCCAGGCCTGCATTACCTACCATGAGCACTGGGTATCATTGGCGCAGAAGCTCCAGGACAGAGAGATGGAAGACAATGCCCGGCAGACCCTCAGCCAGCTCTACCAGGCTTTGGGCACATCCGAGTAAGTCCTCTCTGTGGCTGTTAGATGCTGTTAGAGTGGGGTCCTTGCTCACCCAAAGCAAGAGCAGTGGCTTTCCTGGGGTGTCCCAAGAGAGGGGTGGGGAAGGTGTGTgtagcaggcaggctgctggttAATGCGCTGCTGAGATTTGCGAGCTGTGGCTGTGCAGTGAAGAGGGGAACAGTTCAATGTCAACCAGAGCGCTGCAACAGCTGGTAAAATGCCAGGCGGTTAGCTGAGGCAGAACCGGGTTCTGGCCAAACACAGTTTTCCGAAGATTCTTCCAGTCTTCATCAGAGGGGACCCAGCAACAGGGAATTCAACACTTCTTTTGGAGGCTTATTCCAGTGATTTATCACCATTCACCAGTAAAAATAGGTTCCTTATCTGTTATTTGAATAAGTCTGGCTTCAGCCGCTGAGTCTGCTCTTCCTATCTCTGCTGGAATATTTTCCCCAGGGAGGTACTTAAGACCCTGTATCAGCTTGCCTTTCAATCTCACGCTTGACACATGCAGGTGACTGATTAGATTAGGcaagaggggagagaaagagacctGGACAGACCACAGactttcttcagtctttcaagGCAAACACGTCAAATAGTGGAGAGCTAACTCCACTCCACCATGTCCCAGAAGGACAAATGGGCAGGCGCTGTCATTAACTTGGATGTTCACCTTCCCATGCTAGGTCACAGTGAGTTCAGGGGGAAGGAATTTAGGAAGCAGACGCCTGTCATGTGAACGGTGCTATTTAAGATCACAAAGCACCCATTCCCTGGACTCCAAGGACAGCTGGAGCCCAGTTGCCAGCAGGCGAGAcaccaagcaaacaaacatgcCCTAGCCACTGCCCGGCACTCCCTTCGCCACAGCTGCCTTGTGCAGGCAGCGTGTCCAACCCGCTGGCTCATCCTCCTGCTTGTCCCTTTTTCCTCTAGTGACCAGAGGCTTAAAAAGGGGCTGTAATGCATGTGTAGCCACAGATCTGCCTGTTTGGCTGCACCGAGGGACAAGCAATAGGCAGAGATGTGGGTCTGGGTGCCAGATGCTGTCTGAAAAATGAAGGTACAAGCgctccctgcctgtgctcccatgTGTAGCTGGGAGTGACTTTGGAGCTTAGTGTAGGGGGGGCAAATAGGGTTTGCAGATGACCTGGACAAAACCCTCTTTATCGGCTGAAACAAGCAGGGGTGAGAAGCCCCTCTTTGGGAGGGGGCTGCCTTGGGGCTGTGCTGAGCACTGGGGTCCCAGGCTGGTCTAAGGTTGCCAGATGATACACACACTGGCACTAAAGCATGGAGACTTCCACAGTTTCACCAGGACACATTGCTTAGAGCTGTGGCTGTCCATTTGTCTCTAACCTTTGGcaactggaggaggagaagacggGATTGCCTATGGGGAGGTGTTGTGGTAGCTTTGCAGCTGATTGCTGGGGGTGTCCTGTGGTTTCTCTGTAATGGCTTTTTGCCCATTACCATCACAGGGCTTTGAGACAGTCCCTGGACTGCACCAAACAGAGTCTAAGGATCTTCATTGACCTTGAGGAGCCTGTGAAAGCAGCAGaggcctggctgcaggcaggaaggctCTACTATCTTATGCAGGAAGATGAGCTGGTGGAAATGTACTTTCAGGTATGGGGGAGGTGGCTGGAGTAGTCCCATTCTCACCCTGGCTAGCTGCATTCCCAGCACAGCTGTGTAGCTTGGTAAGAGCCTTTTGGGGCTGGAAGGCCTGGAAGGGAAAGTTCTACGAGCAGTGTAAAcctgctgctggaaggaggagCTGTTGCCTTACACTCATGCGCTATCTGGCActaaattttctatttttccttccatACATTGGGTTTAGAGGATTCTTGGGTGAAAGTAAGTGAAATTATTGAGTTAGAAAGTGATATAGGAGTGCCAAAGGAATCTGGATGTGCCAGGTAACCAGTTCCATTGAAATACACATAGATAAGGGGTAAAGTGCCAGGGAAGCGCTTGGAGACTTCTTGGAGTAGAAGACTACTGGCTTCTTTCCATCTCTAGCATTATTTTATCAGCTGAGCTGCAAAGAGGAGGAGCACCTCATAAAATCTTTGGTCTCCTTCATTCAGGTTGCAGCTTCTATTAAAAGATGGGGAATTCTTGCATGCCCCCAGAGTAAGCAGAGCAGAAGGCTGGTTGGGTCTGCTGGAGTTGAACTGAGCTGGGGTATCCAGCAAAGCACCAGCCTGGACACATGTAGAGGATGGTTTGGGTCCTCACTCTGTTACCCCAGAAGCACTGCTGAACTGGCGGGGCTGGGTGACAGAGGCACACGGTGGTGGGAACAAGGAGAGAAGCCTTTCACatcagccacaccagcctgccCCTAAATCAGTGTGGTAAAGGCAGGGAATTACTCATATGGGGTGGCTGCTCAGTGGTGTGGGTGAAACGAATAGATGGCTTTAGTGTCAGCCTGTTTCCTAGTGTTCACAAGGGAGAGCTGAGACCCATATCAAAGAGCCATCGTTGCCTCCCTGAGTCATGGTTtcagcagggaggcaggggctAAAGGAGGGGGGACTTCCCATTAAGAAGGGGCAGTCCATGCCAGATCTCAGCAGGGCAAGTCTGAGACCCTGAGGTGCCCCTTCCCAGGCAAGGTCACTGGCAATGATAAATTGCCGTGTCGTAAGGAACAACGTGTTCTGGCTGGAAGGTGGCACCAGGGCCAAGTGCATAATTGGCACAAATAACCGTTCTTCCCAGAAGTTAGCGtacctgccctccctcctgctggcTCTGTATAAGCTGTCCATTCCCCTCGTCAATCTTCACGTTGGCTCCATCACTCCGAGGACGGACCAGGGCCAGGACAGCTGCTGGCTGCACTGTCCTGACTCTAAATCCTGATGCCGTTGGATATCCCAGCAGATCAGTTGGTTGCACTAACCCTGCACAGACATGGGTTATCTGGCTCCTGGCTCCATGCTTACACACATCACTTGCAAATGCAGCACAACAGCCCCATACACCTGCTGGCCAACCTGTCTCCATGCTGTTTGGAGCACTGGAGCTCGTGTTTATGATGACTTGGTTTTATTTAATCACACCGATGTCTATGTGCTAATGTCTCTTTCCAAGTTTCAGTccagttctttttccttctagGCAGCCATTCAGACTGCTCTGAAACGGGAGAACTTCTCCTTGGCCATGGATCTTTATGAAAAAGCTGGTGATACCTTTTTTAATGGCAGCCGAAACAGAGATCGAGCGGTGGAGTTTTATAGGGTACTGATCCTTCCGAGCATTTCTGTCCTGTGTCCCCACAAGGCGATGGCCGTGGGGATCTTTGCCCCAGGGCTGTCTGCAGCACTGCATGGccaggatggagagggatggggtGGTTCTGAGTGTGCCAGAGGGCAATCATTGCTGCAGGGGGGAAGGCTGGAGCACAGGAATATTTTGCAATGGCTGCAGCTCATCCCAGAGATCATCTGGGAGGTCGGAATGTGGTCCTTACATTACAAATCCTGGAGTATTAGGTGTGAGCTGGTCACTCCTGGTGACATGCTTAGAATAAGAGTTTCAGGTACCTGAGGAAGGGCAGACATGCAAGGCTCAGGTTTTGAGAACCACGCTCTGGGATATGAAACTCATTTTCAAGGGAAAGAAGGGGTTAGAACCTGAACCTGCAGCACTCAACCACCCCATCATCTACCTGCCATGCCAAGTGCTGGGTTCATCTCCTGCCGCTCTATCACCCCTCTGCTGTACCAATACCACCAGGAACAGCCTGGACTCACTGTTCTCTCTCTTCAGGGAGGTGCTGTGCCCTTGGCCAGGAAACTAAAGTCCACTAAGACAGAGCTACGGCTGTTCAAtaagctggcagagctgcagatCGGGCTGCAGGGCTATGAGAAGGCGCTGGAGTTTGCCACACTGGCAGCCAGGCTGAGCATCAGGGTTGGTGAGTGATGCACACCCGCAGGGTATGGGGAGGTTCTGGCTCCTGTGGACGGGGTTGCCTTTCTGGATGAGAACAGTGTGCACGCGAAAGCGGGATCTCCTGCTTTCCTAAGACCGCTGGACCTATTCTTATCCTAAGTGGTAACGTCTTTTTAAGGCCACTTCCCTTTTTAAGTGGCATGACAGCCACGTGGGAGTGCTCTGCCGTGGAGGTGGACCGGCTGAGCAGAGGGCCATTGCTACACCAGCACATGAGAAGTCTGGTGAAGGCACAGAACTgaacagttcctctctgccctGGCTCTTCTGACAAACTTATCCCTTCCCATTACAAAAATAGTTTGAATGGGCAAAATGCCAGCATAAATGTCTCTGAGATGGAACCAGTCTTGTAATAGCTCTTTCCAGCACGCAAGAAATCCCCTGGGTGAATGACATACGCCCTAGGCAATCTGTCCAGTCTTGGTATCAGCACCCCTGCCCGTGGCTCTGTTCTCTCTGAACCATCTTCAAGCCCAGTGTCTCCTTATGAAGACACCCGTGCCCCCTGGCTGTTGAGCAAATGCATCCCCAAGTGGCTCAGCATGCCAGGCTGGGCATGTTTTGTGAGAGCGCCGCAGGGTAACTGTATCAGCAACTCTTTTCCAGGAGATCAATTGCAAGAGCTTGTTGCATTCCACCGCCTGGCTACAGTCTACTATTTTTTGCACATGTATGAGATGGCAGAAGATTGCTACCTGAAGACACTTGCCTTGCGTCCCCCTTTGCTGCAGTGCTCCAGAGAGGCCCTGTACTACTGTAAGGTGTATTGCCACCTTGGCAACCTCACCCTGCACAAACTGAAGGTAAGAAACCTTTCCATGATGCTGTGTTGAACACTGGGCTTGACGGAGAGCTGGAGGTAGAGTATTAGATCTGCTGGCAGAGCAGCCATGCATGTAGATGGCCGCATCCTATGACTCTCCATCCTCTCTGCAGCTTTAGAATAAGTGCACACAATGTTGGAACAACCAGGTTTTTAAGGGGGAAAGGCAATTTGGAAAGAAGTTCTGGCACTTAGCTGCAACTACATAGAGCCCATTTCAATGAAGTCAGGTGTCTCTGGGTTCTGCCTGGAACCACCgggctctgctccagctcccTTATACCCTGTGACCTTCAATTAAACCACTTCCTAATGCCTGCCCTGTCCCTTACGGTTAGGATGAACAGGATGCAGCAGCCTACTTCCTCCTGGCCCTCGCCGCAGCGACCGAGCTGGGAGACCAGGAGCTGCAAGGCCTCATTCGCGCTAAGCTGGGTGACATCCAGGGGCCCGAGGGCACGCCGGGCTGTGCCACATACCGGCCCAGGTGGCTGAGTGAAGGCGGCCACGTTGTCTGACCAACCCACCACTCCGGGGACTCCAGTGCAAGCCATCAAGCAACAGTCCCAGGAGAGGTTCTGCACCGCATTCTAAGAAGCTGGCAGCATTTGGTCTTCTTGTCCCCAACAGGCAAGGGAACAAGCACTTGCGACCCTGCCCTGAGTTTTTGGGAGCAGAGCACCCGGGCAGGATGAGG
This is a stretch of genomic DNA from Larus michahellis chromosome 11, bLarMic1.1, whole genome shotgun sequence. It encodes these proteins:
- the SH3TC2 gene encoding SH3 domain and tetratricopeptide repeat-containing protein 2 isoform X1 gives rise to the protein MLDKPQRGVPAGEEYDSYHPRSPMLLPCWGRLQRTTAKTRRKWWWKTMASGTRPWERGTQPLPTEPCRSQWSLPPGRRGSEGGVKQSAGKPSPDNAGASETTEPATEEAEGSPDTSSELLAVVEDFPPEISLFFSVESRSSRCLNSQLQEAARKKLWALESDDRDVCALFKELSARLVCTQAQEHRFLLTFKTLEEAWKFSTYLTLGYVGRCLEQLLFDQEYWLNCALMEDTEIRVTVDEDRLATIYIGLLLQEGNFFSRAVPSVWQGEQEREEGLQLCKNELIHVKNIGEESKWEGMSLLTGRRGLVSVTALEPLPDPFYQWFLKNYAVSFGISQEISGTASQPIVKGRCTATEDHRGAAHNELNFSKGDSIEVIGFVIPGLPWFVGKSLSSGSIGFVPTRYINPEACEPLGEGLVFLSEEEKSSLLSIPYNGDEQHFITLFDDLARTDITSVYRLDGFEPKAMFPKVRSEAVLRSCKDIQLSWEEINGLATASTSELSSPGSESAPATLEDIILEKVDDFDDPKFFIDLNAGHMEDADVFDPILTFLNQDSYVPSFQSFYDLSFSFLNSTFYGFSDEDELVLYLETCRSWAKKTHSVWAHVRLCFLLGKLCIKKIKFSQARVYFEEAMSILDRGFGDLPLLAALHVNLASIYLKQNMKHKFSSLLGKTVALLVCLPGHSFNSENELEVMMYVLKEAIAVGNAPLEARVCFLIVKLFLQLGKNDEVLPFTEHLQCLITTLLSPDTSSVPLDATPILSYLYDKKYLPNIALASARLFVPSVLKGAPTPIWRAGFILQNTSKLPGSQLERSSIPALACFYLKQALHFSCKSKAVPTQRMLCAILSRMYLQHGVLDGAVCYAAMAVTLSRMMGKEEAFESSLSLGWMYLLNSQPGPAADIMWQILHSLHRTDSVTQGGAVHNLLAIALKGEGQVQKAAENYLQALHKAKETGNKRNQAIALANLGQLSFSRGASQLSELYLLQSAQLYAELQGSEDLEMELAQVLLWLAQAMVNRQKVEDGKLCYELALVFALKWNNLRSQLHITESLCHFYSKVSPNLQACITYHEHWVSLAQKLQDREMEDNARQTLSQLYQALGTSEALRQSLDCTKQSLRIFIDLEEPVKAAEAWLQAGRLYYLMQEDELVEMYFQAAIQTALKRENFSLAMDLYEKAGDTFFNGSRNRDRAVEFYRGGAVPLARKLKSTKTELRLFNKLAELQIGLQGYEKALEFATLAARLSIRVGDQLQELVAFHRLATVYYFLHMYEMAEDCYLKTLALRPPLLQCSREALYYCKVYCHLGNLTLHKLKDEQDAAAYFLLALAAATELGDQELQGLIRAKLGDIQGPEGTPGCATYRPRWLSEGGHVV